The Candida dubliniensis CD36 chromosome 5, complete sequence genome has a window encoding:
- a CDS encoding D-xylulose reductase, putative (Similar to S. cerevisiae XYL2;~In S. cerevisiae: converts xylitol to D-xylulose in the endogenous xylose utilization pathway), with translation MSIPASMKAIVFYAPYDVRTEERPTPKIKDPKDVIVKVRYSGLCGTDLHSYRGHIKGPVGTILGHEFVGTVVAIGDNITKFSIGDDVISNFSIECGECWYCKHGYSGQCNVTNTFGKIGLDGGQAEYVRVPYAETTLTKKPPTSSSTSSNNDIDDSVYVLMADIFTTGYYGVKKIKDFLSIPAAEGIKPQSFEETTILQLGAGPVGLCALRILKYFGFGKVVVVDNVPSRLEEAKRLGATKVINFDTEPDGINKYISEETDNVGFDAVLEVVGSAAAHKTSFDAVRRNGFISSIGMGHEPFPFNGLDVYLKNINMSFGRCHSWSLFPESLAIFEKMKGDLASFIDYKAKLEDSKEAFDMFDKHKVKKIVFDLTS, from the coding sequence ATGTCAATTCCAGCTTCAATGAAGGCAATTGTCTTCTATGCACCTTATGATGTCAGAACTGAGGAAAGACCAACACCAAAGATCAAAGATCCCAAAGATGTTATTGTCAAAGTTAGGTACTCTGGATTATGTGGCACTGATCTTCATAGTTATCGTGGTCATATTAAAGGACCAGTGGGTACAATTTTGGGACATGAATTCGTTGGTACTGTGGTTGCCATTGGTGATAATATTAcaaagttttcaattggAGATGATGTAATTAGTaacttttcaattgaatgtGGTGAATGTTGGTATTGTAAACATGGGTATTCTGGACAATGTAATGTTACCAATacttttggaaaaattggTTTAGATGGAGGACAAGCAGAATATGTTCGTGTACCATATGCAGAGACAACCTTGACCAAAAAACCACCAACATCATCCTCAACAAGTtccaataatgatattgatgattcaGTTTATGTGCTTATGGCAGATATTTTCACCACTGGTTATTATGGagtgaaaaaaatcaaagattttctttcaatacCAGCAGCAGAAGGTATCAAACCACAATCATTTGAAGAAACGACAATATTACAGTTGGGAGCAGGTCCAGTTGGATTATGTGCTTTGAGAATTTTGAAGTACTTTGGATTTGGcaaagttgttgttgttgataatgttCCATCTAGGTTAGAAGAAGCTAAAAGATTAGGTGCAACTAAAGTGATAAATTTTGATACTGAACCCGATGgcataaataaatatatcaGTGAAGAAACCGATAATGTTGGTTTTGATGCAGTTTTAGAAGTAGTGGGGTCTGCAGCTGCTCATAAAACGTCTTTTGATGCTGTTCGTAGAAATGGGTTTATTTCATCGATTGGAATGGGTCACGAACCATTTCCATTTAATGGATTAGATGTATATTTAAAAAACATTAATATGTCGTTTGGAAGATGTCATTCATGGTCATTATTTCCTGAATCTTTGGctatttttgaaaaaatgaaaGGAGATTTGGCAagttttattgattataaagCTAAATTAGAGGACAGTAAAGAAGCTTTTGAT